In Brevibacterium pigmentatum, the sequence GCAATCCTCGGGCGGTCCTGTCGAAGGCGCAGGTCCTCGACCGAGTCTGGGACTACGACTTCGGCGGCAACGGAAACATCGTCGAACTCTACGTGTCCTACCTGCGGAAGAAGATCGACGCGCCGTTCCCGCACCTGCCGAACCTCTTCCACACGAAGCGCGGGGCGGGCTACATCCTGCGGGCGGAACAGTGAGACTGCGGCGGTGGCGGCTGCAGACGAGGCTCATCGTCCTCGCCGGCCTCGTGCTTCTGCTCGTCGGTGCCGGAATCGGCGCAGCCTCGTGGGTGAGTGTGCGCACCTCTCTGATGTCCGACCTCGACGAGCAGCTGACGTCGATGGCCTCGCATGCGCGCAGCGGTGGACCTGGTTCGGGTCCGGGCGCGGGCCCTGGCACCGAATCGACGTCGGCGGTCGACTCGGCTCTGCGTTTCCTCTTCCAGCCGGGAGTCGGTGACGGCGCGCTCGCCGTCGTCGACTCCGGCGGCGGGGGAGAGGGGCTCATCGCCGAGGCCGGGCTGAACCGTCCCCGGTCTCTGTCGTCGGATGCGATCGAGGCTCTGCTGTCGGTCGAGCCCGGGACCAGCGAGGCCAGCCACGAATCCGTGCGTGTGCCCGGCTTCGGCGTCTATCGAGTCGTGTCCTTCGAAGAAAACGGAACGAGGACCGTCTACGGGGTTCCACAGGGCAGCGTCGATGCCGCGTTGGATCGTACCGCATGGACGACCTCGGTCGTCGTTCTCATCGGCGTCCTCATCACCGCCGGTCTCATGGCCGTGATCATCCACCGCCAGCTGCGTGATCTCAGGGACGTCGCCCGCACCGCGCGTGAGGTCACGGACCTCGAGCTCAGTGCCGGAAAGCCCGAGCTCGCGCTGCGCGTACCGCCGGAACTCGCGATTCCCGGCACCGAGGTCGGCGATGTCGGGGCCGCGGTCAATCGGATGCTCGACCATGTCGGGACCGCCCTCGACGAGCGCTACCGGGGCACGGAGCAGATGCGCCGCTTCGTCGCCGATGCCTCCCACGAGCTGCGCACGCCGATCGCGACGATCCGCGGCTGGGCCGACCTCACCCGTCCGTACCGTGATGATCTGCCCGACGAGGTGACCACCTCCTTGGGCAAGATCGATTCCGGAGCGATGCGGATGTCCTCCCTCGTCGATGATCTCCTTCTCCTCGCCCGACTCGAGGCCGGTCGTCAGCCGACGAGGGAGGACACCGTCGACGTCTCTTCCCTGCTCGTCGAACTCGTCGAGGATGCCCATGTGGTCAATCCCGACCACAGGATCTCCCTCGACGTGCCACCGGAGGCCCTCGAGGTGCGCGGAGCGGCTGACCAGGTCCGTCGGGTCGTGTCGATCGTGCTCACGAACGCCTGCGTGCATACGCCCCCGGGCACCACCGTGCACGTCGAGGCGCAGGCGATGCGTAAACCGGTGTCGGGGCAGCTGCCGAGCGACGTCGTGTCGATCCGCATCAGTGACGACGGTCAGGGCATTCCGCCAGAGATTCGAGACCGAGTCTTCGACCGCTTCGTGCGTGGGGATCCCTCGCGGGCACGGCAGGACGGAGCCAAGGGAGGTTCCTCCGGGCTGGGGCTGGCGATCGCCTCGGGTCTCGTCGATCTCATGCACGGCAGCATTTCGATGTCGAGCACGGAGGCAGGGACGACCTTCGAACTGCGCCTGCCCGTTGCCTGAGCCGAATCGCACAGGCTGGTCACAGGCACGACTGGGAAGGGCTACAGCGCAGGGACCGAAAGTGGAATCACTGACAACCAGAGGAGATTCCATGACCGAGAACCACAACCCCGACCGCGACGCCACCCGGGACCACGACAGCGCGGGGAGTACGACGCCATCCCCGGACCCCACAACGGCTGCGGACCCCGCGGCCAGCACCGCCGCGCAGAGGGACATGCGAGGCGATGCACCGCACGGAAAGCCATGCGAGTCCCAGGGGAATGTCCAGGGCGCGACAGACCCCCACGCCGGCCCCAGCTGGGTAATGCAATCGGATCCGACCGTCCAGGGCAGTGCGAACGGATGGTCCGACCGAACCAATCGCTCGGCAGCCGTTCCACAGCCGGAGAGTTCGGCCGGACCGCGGCCGTGGGTGAACCCCTACGAACAGTCTGCGCAGAGTACACCGTTCGGCAGCACCGCAGGACCGCGGAAGCAGAAGCGGAGAGTCCCGCTCGTCCCGGCGGTGCTCGCCGGTTCGGCCCTGTTCGTCGTCGGCGGTCTCGCCGGGGGAGCGATCGGGGTATCGGCGGCAACAGCGTCGAATGATTCGGGAACGAGCCAGGGCCCGGGAGGCCAGAACGGACCCGGCGGAATGGGCGGCCAACAGGGCGGTGCTCAGGACGGCGGCGGACAGTCCGACGGCGGAGGCATGCCCGGCGGACAGTCCAACGGAATGCCGGGAAACCAGAACGGCAGCACCGACTCCGGGGACTCCTCCGACGGGTCCAGCTCCGATGGATCCAGCTCGGACGGCAGCGCCTCCGACTCCGACGGATCGGACGCGAGCGCTGACACCACCTCCGCACGCACCGACGAGACGACGATCGAGAACGCAGCCGTCACGCACTTCGACCAGATCTTCACCGGATTCGCCGTGCTCAACCGGGACGAGTGAACGCTGCTGATATCAGCGCAGCAATGACGATGCCCCCACCGATCGGTGGGGGCATCGTCATCCTGACGCGTCGGTCACCTCGGCGACCGTCGCTGGATCAGCGCTTGAGGTCGAAGCGGTCGGCTTCGACGAGCTTCGTCCAGGCCTTGACGAAGTCGGCGACGAACTTTCCGTTCGCGTCGTCGGAGCCGTAGACTTCGGCGATCGCGCGTAGCTCGGAGTTCGCGCCGAACAGCAGGTCGATTCGGCTGCCGGTCCACAGCTTCTCGCCCTCGGGGGAGTAGCACTCGTAGACGTTGGCGGTCTCGGACGGCCCGACGGGCTTCCAGACGTTGCCGAGCTCGAGCAGATTGACGAAGAAGTCGTTCGTCAGCTCTCCGGGCCGGTCGGTGAAGACACCGAGCTCGGAGTCCTCGTAGTTCACGCCGAGGACGCGGAGTCCGCCGATGAGGACCGTGAGCTCGGGCGGGGTCAGACCCAGCAGGCTGGCCTTGTCGAGCAGGAGGTACTCGGCCTTGAGCGGAAGGCCCTCGGTGAGGTAGTTCCGGAAGCCGTCGTGGGTCGGCTCGAGGTAGCTGAACGAGTCGACATCGGTCTGCTCCTGGGTGGCGTCGCCGCGACCCGTGGAGACCGGAACCGTAACCGGGTGACCGGCCGCAGCGGCAGCGGACTCAATGCCGACGGCACCGGCGATCGCCAGCACATCGGCAAACGATGCTCCGGTGGACTCGGCGATGCCCTCGAGTACCGGGAGCACCTCGGCGAGCTTGGCAGGCTCGTTGGC encodes:
- a CDS encoding sensor histidine kinase is translated as MRLRRWRLQTRLIVLAGLVLLLVGAGIGAASWVSVRTSLMSDLDEQLTSMASHARSGGPGSGPGAGPGTESTSAVDSALRFLFQPGVGDGALAVVDSGGGGEGLIAEAGLNRPRSLSSDAIEALLSVEPGTSEASHESVRVPGFGVYRVVSFEENGTRTVYGVPQGSVDAALDRTAWTTSVVVLIGVLITAGLMAVIIHRQLRDLRDVARTAREVTDLELSAGKPELALRVPPELAIPGTEVGDVGAAVNRMLDHVGTALDERYRGTEQMRRFVADASHELRTPIATIRGWADLTRPYRDDLPDEVTTSLGKIDSGAMRMSSLVDDLLLLARLEAGRQPTREDTVDVSSLLVELVEDAHVVNPDHRISLDVPPEALEVRGAADQVRRVVSIVLTNACVHTPPGTTVHVEAQAMRKPVSGQLPSDVVSIRISDDGQGIPPEIRDRVFDRFVRGDPSRARQDGAKGGSSGLGLAIASGLVDLMHGSISMSSTEAGTTFELRLPVA